The sequence CCCACGCGCATCCGCCGAAGACGAACGAGTCGTAGCCGGACTCGTCCTGCCGCGGCGCGCGGCGGGTGAGAAAAGGGCGGCCGAGGCCGCCCTTTTTCTTTGGCCCGGCTTTGGCTCAGTACACGGCTTCGCCGCGCGAGGAAGTGCTCGGGACGCGCTTGCCCAACAGGCGGGTCGCGATCACCGGGAAGACCAGCACCGAAATCAGTCCGCCACCCACCAGCGCGGCCGCGGACTCGCCGCTCATCATTCCCGCGGTGACGGCGGAGTGGGTGAGCGCGACGATCAGCGAGAGCGAGGTCGCGGAGTAGAGGCCCAGGGCGGCGACATCGCGGCGGCTGAGCTGGCCGCGGAAGAGCACGGCCGGCAGGCCGCGTATCACGAGCAGGGCCACCGCGTAGAGCAGCATCAGGAGCAGGTTGCGCGGCTGCGCCAGCAGGGCGCGTACGTCCAGTTGCAGGCCGCTGACGATGAAGAAGATCGGCACGAGGAAACCGAAGCCGACCGCGTCGTACTTGTGGTGCAGGACCTCGGGATGCTCCTCGCGCACCGCCAGGCCGACCGCCATGCCGGCGGCGAAGGCGCCGAGCGCGAGGTCCAGCCCGAAGAGCTCGGCCAGGGTCACGAGCGCCGCGATCAGCAAGAGGCTCACGCGGATGGGGAGCTGCCCGCTCTGCGTCATCGTGCGCGAGAGCAGCCCGATCAGTCCCGGCGGGCGCACGCGCAGCGAGGCCCAGAACACGCCGACCACCACCAGGATGAAGGCGCCGACGAGCAGCATCTGGATGCCGTAGCCATGTCCCTGCGCAAACAGCAGGGACATGATCAGGATCGGCCCGATCTCGCCCATCGCGCCGCAGGCCATGGTCATCCTGCCCAGCGGGGTCTGCAGCACATCCACGTCGCGCAGGATCGGTACCACGATACCCAGCGCGGTCGTCGCCAGCGCGATCGCCACCAAGGGCCAGTGCGTGACCAGCCCCGCGGACGCCAGGCTCATCGCGAAGCCGCCGGCAAGCAGCAGCGAGATCACCCAACTGGCGATGCCCAGCGCCAGTGGCTTGCCCTTGAGCGTGCCCAGTTCGATCTCTGTGCCCGCGAGGAAGAAGAGGAAGGCCATCCCCATGGTGGCGAGATACGGAAGGCTGCCGCTGTAGGACACCAGGCCCAATCCCTGCGGCCCGATCGCAGCGCCCAGCAGGATCTCGAACACCACGACGGGAATGCGCAGGGCCCCGGTGCGCGAGGCAAGCATCGGGGCCAGGACGGCGACACACAAGACAAACAGAATCTGCGGCACATGTTCCATGGGCGCGTTCCTTTGCGGGTCGTAGGGCTGCTGCTGGTCGCCATCCTAACGGGCGAGCATCACCCTCCGCGACGGTCGCGAGAGCCCCTCGTCGCCCCGCCGTGCGGCCTCACGGCAGCGGTTCCTATGGTGCTTTCTCAGGTTATTACCTTATCTCATTGTATTTATTGGTGATTCCCCTTGCAGTTGCCGAGCGATATCGGTAAGTCCTTGTGTTGTTTGGGAAAAACCCCCGCTCACGCGCTTGACCGGGGGTTTTGTTTTTCCTAAAGTGGTGCGAAGTGGTAAAAAATGGGGAAAAGTGGGCAGAAGCCGTCTTCGCGGGTCGCGAAGTGGGGCGCGAGTCCTCCCCTCCGGCATGAAAGGGTTCCGATGTTCCAGGGCGCGGCTGCGCTGAGTCTCGATGCGAAGGGTCGCCTGGCGATCCCTGCGCGGCATCGCGACGCCCTGACGGCCACCGCATCGGGCCAGTTGGTGATCACCGCCCATCCGCATCGCTGCCTGCTGGTCTATCCGCTGCCCGCCTGGGAACCCATCCGCGACAAGGTGCTGGCCGCGCCCAGCCTGGAACCCCGTGCCGCTTTGCTCAAGCGCCTGCTGGTGGGTTTTGCCCGCGACGAGGAGATGGACGCGGCCGGCCGGGTGCTCGTCGCACCGGAGTTGCGCAACTTCGCCCAGCTCGACAAGCAGGTCTGGCTGGTCGGGCAGGGCAGCCACTTCGAGCTGTGGTCGGATGCCGGCTGGGCCAAGCAGCAGGAGGAAATGCTGGCGCTGGGTGCCGATCTCCTCCCGCCAGGCATGGAGACCTTGTCACTGTGAGCGCCGCGACCGCGCACGTGACGGTGCTGCTGGAAGAAGCCGTGGCGGCGCTGTCGATCAAGAGCGACGGCGTGTACGTGGATGGCACCTTCGGCCGCGGCGGTCACAGTCGCGCCATCCTGGCGCAGCTCGGCCCGCAGGGGCGCCTGATCGCCTTCGATCGCGACCCCACCGCCATCGCCGCGGGGGCCGCCATCGCAGATGCCCGCCTCACCCTGGTGCACGAACCCTTTTCGGAATTCGCCCCGACGCTCGCGCGGCTGGGGCTCACGCATGTTGACGGCGTCCTGCTCGACCTGGGCGTCTCGTCCCCGCAACTGGACGACGCCTCGCGCGGCATGAGCTTCCGCTTTGACGCGCCGCTGGACATGCGCATGGATACGAGTCGCGGCGAGACCGCGGCCGAATGGCTGGCGCGGGCGTCCGCGTCTGAAATCGCGAAAGTAGTGAGGGATTACGGTGAAGAACGGTTTGCTAATGCGATTGCAAAGACGCTTGTTGCTGCTCGGGCAGGGCAACCTCTTACAACCACACGACAGCTTGCCGCGCTCGTGGAGACGGCAGTCCGTACGCGCGAGCCGGGGCAGCACCCAGCGACGCGCACCTTCCAGGCTCTACGGATTCACATCAATCGCGAGCTCGAAGAGCTTTCGATGATCCTGCCGCAGTGCGTCCACCATCTTTCGCCGGGTGGGCGCATTGCGGTCATCAGTTTCCATTCCCTCGAGGACCGCATCGCCAAGAACGTCTTGCGCGACGCGTCCAAGTCGGTCGAGCCACCGCCCGGGATTCCCGTACGCGCGGCTGACCTGCCCCCGCCCCTGATGCGCCTGATCGGCAAGCCGGTACGCCCCTCGGAGGCCGAGGTGGCCGCCAATCCGCGTTCGCGCAGCGCGATCATGCGTGTGGCGGAGCGACTCTGAACATGCTGCGCATCAACATCGTCCTCATCGTTCTCGTCCTGGCCAGCGCGCTCGGCGTCGTCTCGGCCCAGCACCAGTCGCGCAAGCGATTCATCGAGCTCGAACATGAACAACAGCGCGCGCACGCGCTCGAAGTCGAGTGGGGGCAGTTGCAACTCGAACAGAGCACCTGGGCGGGTCATGCGCGCATCGAGAAGGCCGCCCGCGAGCGCCTGCACATGCTGACTCCAACCGCAGAGCACATCGTCGCCCTCGAACCCGCGGAACTGGCGCGATGAAAAAGAACTTCACCTTCAATCACAATCCGCTTCTCTCCGAGAAGCTGCCGGTCTGGCGCGCACGCCTGGTGCTCCTGTTGCTGCTCGGGGGCTCTGCGGCGCTGGTCGGCCGGGCTGTCTGGCTGCAGGGCGTCAAGAACGACTTCCTCCAGGCCAAGGGCGAGAGCCGCTACGAGCGCCAGATCGCGCTGCCCGCGACGCGCGGCCGCATCCTCGATCGGAATGGTGATGCGCTCGCCGTTTCCACCCCGGTGCACTCGATCTGGGCGATTCCGGAAGACGCCAACGATCTCTCGCCCGGACAGGCCCGCGACCTCGCCGAGCTTCTCGGCATGGATGTGGCGGAGCTCAATCGCAAGCTCGCGGCCGATCGCGGCTTCGTCTACCTCAAGCGTCACCTGCCGCCGGAGCTGGCCGACAAGGTTGCCGCGCTCAAGCTCCCCGGCGTGCACAGCCAGATGGAGTACCAGCGCTTCTATCCCGCTGGCGAGATCGCCGCGCACGTGGTCGGCTTTACCGATGTGGACGATCGAGGCCAGGAGGGCATGGAGCTCGCGTTCCAGAAGTCACTCATCGGCACCGCGGGCAGTCGTCGCGTGATCAAGGATCGCCGCGGCCAGATCATCGAGGACGTGGAGTCGATCAAGAAGCCGCTCGAAGGCACGGACGTCCAGCTCGCGCTGGACGCCAAGATCCAGTACCTCGCGTACTCGGCGCTCAAGCAGGCGGTGGTGGCCAACAAGGCCAAGGCCGGCAGCGCGGTGGTGGTCGACACCCGCACCGGCGAGATCCTCGCGCTGGTGAATGCTCCGACCTACAACCCCAATAACCGCATCGGGCTCACCGGTGCCCAGCTGCGCAACCGCGCGCTGACGGATACCTACGAGCCGGGCTCCACGATGAAGCCCTTCACCGCGGCGCTGGCGCTCGATACGCACCGCGTGCGCTACGACACCGTCATTGACTGCGCGCCGGGCCGCATGACCATCGGCACCGCAACGATCTCGGACGCGCACCCGCAGGGCCTGCTGACCGTGGCCCAGGTGATCCAGAAGTCTTCGAACATCGGTGCGGCGAAGATGGCGCTGTCGATGCCGCCGCAAGAGATGTGGAACATGTTCGACGAGCTGGGCTTCGGCTCGCAGATCAAGCTCGGCTTCCCTGGCGAAGCCTCGGGCCGCCTGCGTCCCGCGCGTATCTGGCGGCCGATCGAGCAGGCGACCATGTCCTATGGCCACGGCATTTCCGTGACCCTGATGCAGATCGCACAGGCCTACCTCGCCTTCGCCCGCGACGGCGATCTGATCCCGCTTTCGCTCACCAAGGTCGACACGCCTCCGCTGCACAGCAAGCAGGTCTTTGCCGCGCAGACCGCGCGCGAGGTGCGCAGCATGCTGGAGAGCGTCACGATGCCCGGCGGCACCGCCACCATGGCGCAGGTGCCCGGTTACCGCGTGGGCGGCAAGACCGGCACCGCCTACAAGCTGGAGAACGGGCAATACACCCGCAAGTACATCTCCTCCTTCGTCGGTATCGGGCCGATCTCGGACCCGCACCTGATCGTCGCCGTCATGGTCGACGAGCCCTCCGCCGGCAAGCACTACGGCGGCACGGTGGCCGGTCCGGTCTTCTCCCAGATCATGGGTGGATCCCTGCG is a genomic window of Niveibacterium sp. SC-1 containing:
- a CDS encoding cation:proton antiporter, translating into MEHVPQILFVLCVAVLAPMLASRTGALRIPVVVFEILLGAAIGPQGLGLVSYSGSLPYLATMGMAFLFFLAGTEIELGTLKGKPLALGIASWVISLLLAGGFAMSLASAGLVTHWPLVAIALATTALGIVVPILRDVDVLQTPLGRMTMACGAMGEIGPILIMSLLFAQGHGYGIQMLLVGAFILVVVGVFWASLRVRPPGLIGLLSRTMTQSGQLPIRVSLLLIAALVTLAELFGLDLALGAFAAGMAVGLAVREEHPEVLHHKYDAVGFGFLVPIFFIVSGLQLDVRALLAQPRNLLLMLLYAVALLVIRGLPAVLFRGQLSRRDVAALGLYSATSLSLIVALTHSAVTAGMMSGESAAALVGGGLISVLVFPVIATRLLGKRVPSTSSRGEAVY
- the mraZ gene encoding division/cell wall cluster transcriptional repressor MraZ, which produces MFQGAAALSLDAKGRLAIPARHRDALTATASGQLVITAHPHRCLLVYPLPAWEPIRDKVLAAPSLEPRAALLKRLLVGFARDEEMDAAGRVLVAPELRNFAQLDKQVWLVGQGSHFELWSDAGWAKQQEEMLALGADLLPPGMETLSL
- the rsmH gene encoding 16S rRNA (cytosine(1402)-N(4))-methyltransferase RsmH, which gives rise to MSAATAHVTVLLEEAVAALSIKSDGVYVDGTFGRGGHSRAILAQLGPQGRLIAFDRDPTAIAAGAAIADARLTLVHEPFSEFAPTLARLGLTHVDGVLLDLGVSSPQLDDASRGMSFRFDAPLDMRMDTSRGETAAEWLARASASEIAKVVRDYGEERFANAIAKTLVAARAGQPLTTTRQLAALVETAVRTREPGQHPATRTFQALRIHINRELEELSMILPQCVHHLSPGGRIAVISFHSLEDRIAKNVLRDASKSVEPPPGIPVRAADLPPPLMRLIGKPVRPSEAEVAANPRSRSAIMRVAERL
- the ftsL gene encoding cell division protein FtsL gives rise to the protein MLRINIVLIVLVLASALGVVSAQHQSRKRFIELEHEQQRAHALEVEWGQLQLEQSTWAGHARIEKAARERLHMLTPTAEHIVALEPAELAR
- a CDS encoding penicillin-binding protein 2; amino-acid sequence: MKKNFTFNHNPLLSEKLPVWRARLVLLLLLGGSAALVGRAVWLQGVKNDFLQAKGESRYERQIALPATRGRILDRNGDALAVSTPVHSIWAIPEDANDLSPGQARDLAELLGMDVAELNRKLAADRGFVYLKRHLPPELADKVAALKLPGVHSQMEYQRFYPAGEIAAHVVGFTDVDDRGQEGMELAFQKSLIGTAGSRRVIKDRRGQIIEDVESIKKPLEGTDVQLALDAKIQYLAYSALKQAVVANKAKAGSAVVVDTRTGEILALVNAPTYNPNNRIGLTGAQLRNRALTDTYEPGSTMKPFTAALALDTHRVRYDTVIDCAPGRMTIGTATISDAHPQGLLTVAQVIQKSSNIGAAKMALSMPPQEMWNMFDELGFGSQIKLGFPGEASGRLRPARIWRPIEQATMSYGHGISVTLMQIAQAYLAFARDGDLIPLSLTKVDTPPLHSKQVFAAQTAREVRSMLESVTMPGGTATMAQVPGYRVGGKTGTAYKLENGQYTRKYISSFVGIGPISDPHLIVAVMVDEPSAGKHYGGTVAGPVFSQIMGGSLRALGVPPDAPLRAMQVAQGHDMEEVKGDM